ATCATTATACTTTTTGCTAACTTCATCTATTTTATTTAATAGTTTTTGCTTTAACTCTAGCCTTTTATCATCTACAGTTTTCATGAGTAGCTCTAATGAGGTTAGCACGTTATGAGCTTCTATTTTTAATGAAGTTAAAGTTTCAGTTATCAGTTTTATATCGTGATCACTAATCTTACTATTCAGTATTGTCAATTGAAATTGCTTATTTTTTATTACCTTAATTAATTGATTTACATCTAGATTTAAGAGACCTGCTAAGGAAATTTCAGCTATGCTCTTTTGCTCTAATTCCAATTTATTTAATTTCGATAAGAGATCGTCTACTTCATCAATACTTGAGATTTCTTTTGAAATGTCTTTATATGAAGGATAAATACCCTTAGTTATCTTAGATACTACGTTCATTGTTTCATCTAATACTAGAAAATTCTCTTGGTCTAATTTCTTTAAGAGAATAGGCCATCCAACTATTGAAGCCTTAGTAACTCTTTCTTTCTTATCTAAATCTATATTAAGTAATCCTATTGCAATCTGCTTGTTAAAAGGTAAATCATTATAATTTTGATCCACGACTAAAGGGACATAATATGTTATCATTAAATATATGTTATAATATGGAATATAAAACAATTCCACTATTGTTTCTGTTGAGTCAATTGTTGTAAATTATATCCACAATTTCCACAGTATTTAGATCCAGGTGGATTAATATGATTACACTTAGGACACTTTATTGGTAGCAACGATGCACCACAATTTATACAGAACCTAGCATCTTCGTCATTTTCATATCCACAATTCCAACACCTTATTTTATTAATTTGCTTTTGTTGCTGTGTATTTTGTGTAATAGGTTGTCTCATCACCTGGGTACTAGGTTGCTGCGTTGGGTATGATTGCTGATAAGGTTGACCATAAGGGGGATAAGGTTGTCCGTAAGGTAGCTGTCCATAAGGTTGTTGGTATGCTGGAGGTGCACTGGATATTATCATCATTATCATATTCATTAATTGTTGCTCTTGTGCATATTCCTTATATATGCCGTAAATATCTATTGCACCACCGGCTAATTCGGCTAATTTGCTATGTAAAAGTTCATCAGTGATAAGAAAAGTTCCAGCTGCGACAAGTAAATCTTGGAGTAAATTAGCAATTCCCGTTTCTATCATTACAAACCCTGGCCCTTGGCAAATCCTTATAGTATAAGCCTTATTTTGATCCGTTAACGTGCCCAATAAACTAGTATGCTGTGCTTGAATTACTGCCATGTTTTGGGAAACTATGGGAAAGACCTGAAAACCTTGACCCATTAGGAACATTTGTATTTGTTGTACAACATATTGTAGATTTATTGGGTAATTTACTGGTATTATTTGTTGCTGCCCTCCTAGACCTACTGGTTGATTACATGCCATCATAGCCATCATTGGATTTTGAGCTCCATATGGTTGGCCGTAAGGGTTTGGTGGAGGATAATATGGATATCCCATTAGTTAAAAAATACTTTCTACTTGTTAATAATTTTTATGATCATAATCTAAAACTAATTTTCTTCTTCTCTGCCTTCCAATCAACATTAACTGGTGGTAGTCCTTTCTTATTTCTTAAGTAGTTATATGCAGATAAGGCAGCCTTTACACCCTCTGCTGCAGCAATGACTGCTTGCTTATAGGGAATT
The genomic region above belongs to Saccharolobus caldissimus and contains:
- a CDS encoding zinc ribbon domain-containing protein is translated as MGYPYYPPPNPYGQPYGAQNPMMAMMACNQPVGLGGQQQIIPVNYPINLQYVVQQIQMFLMGQGFQVFPIVSQNMAVIQAQHTSLLGTLTDQNKAYTIRICQGPGFVMIETGIANLLQDLLVAAGTFLITDELLHSKLAELAGGAIDIYGIYKEYAQEQQLMNMIMMIISSAPPAYQQPYGQLPYGQPYPPYGQPYQQSYPTQQPSTQVMRQPITQNTQQQKQINKIRCWNCGYENDEDARFCINCGASLLPIKCPKCNHINPPGSKYCGNCGYNLQQLTQQKQ